GCAGCGCGAGGAGGAGAGGGTCGAAATGAAAGAGCGGGCGCCCGCCGCGCGCCCGGCCCGGGTCACCCTTTCCCGCGGTGACATCAAGAGCGCAGGGAAGACCACCCAGAAGCGCGAGGGCGCCAAGATCGGCCGGAACGACCCGTGCCCCTGCGGGTCGGGGAAGAAATACAAAAAGTGCTGCGGCGCGAGCGCATAGTGCGATGAGGCTGCCGAGGGAGATCATCGTTCCGGGGTTCCGGGCCGCGGCGTGTTTCTGCGGGATCAAGAAGAACGGGAAGCCGGACCTAGCGCTGGTGGTCAGCGACCGCCCGTGCGTTTCCGCGGTGGTCTTCACGCGGAACAAGTTGGCGGCCGCCCCCGTCGTATGGGGGAAGGCGCTGCGCACCCGCTCCCGGCTGCGGGGGATCGTGGCGAACAGCGGCAATGCGAACGCCTGCACCGGGGCCGCCGGGATCCGCGCGGTCCGCGAGACCGGCCGGGCGGCCGGCAAGGCCCTCGGCCTTCCCGCCGATGCGCTCCTGATCGGCTCCACCGGCGTCATCGGCGTGCCGCTGCCGGTGGAAAAGATCGTCGCGGCCCTGCCGGGCCTCGCCGCCCGCCTCTCCCCGAAGGGGATCGTCGGGGCGGGGGAGGCGATCCGCACGACGGACGCCTTCCCGAAGCGCGGGATCCGGACGATCCGCGCGGGGGGGCGAACGATCACGATCGGCGGGATCGCGAAGGGCGCCGGGATGATCGCACCGAACATGGGGACGATGCTCGCTTACGCGTTCACCGACGCGGCCCTGGCCCCCGCCGACGCCCGGCTCCTGCTGCGGGAGGCGGCCGACGCGACGTTCAACCGCGTCGTCGTCGACGGCGATACGAGCACCAACGACACCGCGGCTCTTTTCGCCAACGGCGCGTGCGGCTTGCCCCCGCTGGAAGGGAAGGACCTCGCCGCGTTCCGGGCGGCGCTCCTGTCGCTGCTGCTGGATCTCGCCCTGATGATCGCGCGCGACGGGGAGGGGGCGACCCGGGTGGTCCGGCTGTCGGTCACCGGCGCGCGCACGGGTGCGGACGCCACGAAGGCGGCCCGCGCGGTCGCTTCCTCCCCGCTGGTGAAAACCGCCGTCTACGGCGCCGACCTGAACTGGGGCCGGGTGATCGCGGTGCTCGGGCGTGCG
This bacterium DNA region includes the following protein-coding sequences:
- the argJ gene encoding bifunctional glutamate N-acetyltransferase/amino-acid acetyltransferase ArgJ translates to MRLPREIIVPGFRAAACFCGIKKNGKPDLALVVSDRPCVSAVVFTRNKLAAAPVVWGKALRTRSRLRGIVANSGNANACTGAAGIRAVRETGRAAGKALGLPADALLIGSTGVIGVPLPVEKIVAALPGLAARLSPKGIVGAGEAIRTTDAFPKRGIRTIRAGGRTITIGGIAKGAGMIAPNMGTMLAYAFTDAALAPADARLLLREAADATFNRVVVDGDTSTNDTAALFANGACGLPPLEGKDLAAFRAALLSLLLDLALMIARDGEGATRVVRLSVTGARTGADATKAARAVASSPLVKTAVYGADLNWGRVIAVLGRAGIAVDPMKVSMRFAGETLLRRGMRPDPAASLRAAPKIRAEAYAIDVDLGLGKGSDYVYFSDLSVEYVKLNSGYRS